One genomic region from Sphingobacterium multivorum encodes:
- a CDS encoding SDR family NAD(P)-dependent oxidoreductase → MKVFIAGGTSGIGLALAKRYLEQGAEVAVCGRDLTKMSAYSWTHSLKSFEVDVCQLNSLQDAVSTFCAHSSLDLFINCTGSYADDVAQQTSYQDVVAMLQVNMMGTINCFEAARMVMQGHSEGQIAIVASVSGTLHFPNSSLYSKTKRAAIQVADAYRRALQPYGIAVTVIAPGYVDTDKLRALNKQDLSKKPFLIPVDDAAQRIMAAIEQKKKQVVFPKRMKWLMASLGLLPNIVLNKIMSRKAKWMKND, encoded by the coding sequence ATGAAAGTATTTATTGCCGGTGGCACAAGTGGAATAGGCCTTGCTTTGGCCAAGCGCTACCTCGAACAGGGAGCAGAGGTCGCTGTGTGTGGTCGTGATCTGACGAAAATGTCAGCATATTCCTGGACGCATAGCCTTAAAAGTTTTGAAGTAGACGTATGTCAATTAAACAGTCTGCAGGATGCGGTCAGTACATTTTGTGCACATTCATCTTTGGACCTCTTTATCAATTGTACCGGGAGTTACGCAGATGACGTTGCTCAACAGACAAGTTATCAGGATGTGGTTGCCATGCTACAGGTGAATATGATGGGTACGATAAATTGTTTCGAAGCGGCAAGAATGGTTATGCAGGGTCATTCGGAAGGACAGATTGCAATCGTCGCATCGGTATCGGGAACGCTTCATTTTCCAAATTCAAGCCTATATAGTAAGACCAAGCGTGCTGCAATCCAAGTGGCTGATGCATATCGGAGGGCACTCCAGCCGTATGGAATTGCGGTTACTGTTATCGCCCCGGGCTATGTTGATACAGATAAACTGAGAGCGCTCAATAAGCAAGATTTGTCTAAAAAGCCATTTTTAATACCCGTAGACGACGCTGCACAGCGTATAATGGCAGCTATCGAACAGAAGAAGAAGCAAGTAGTGTTTCCGAAGCGTATGAAGTGGCTAATGGCATCGCTGGGACTACTTCCAAATATCGTATTGAATAAAATTATGTCGAGGAAGGCCAAATGGATGAAAAACGACTGA